The Mangrovivirga cuniculi genomic sequence CCGGTGTGAAGCCATCAATTTCAGCTTCTGCCTGACCGGTTCTAACCAGGTCAAAGAATCTTAATCCTTCACCCGCAAATTCCCATCTTCTTTCCTGCCAGATATCATTGATCAGATCTTGTCCTGATGAAGAAACCGGATCAAGGTCAACTCTGGCTCTAACTTCATTTAAATAGTCAAGAGCAGTTGCTTCATCCGGAGATGCCTGTCTTGCCAGGGCTTCTGCAGCCATTAATAAAACATCTGCATATCTGATCACCTGGTGATTTAACGGACTTGTTAAATCGTCATCCGGAGCACCACGCTCATCTGCTCTCTTGATATATTTATTATTAAAATATCCTGTGTGCTGATATCCTTCTGCATAAGATACTCCGTCGTTATCAGCAGCAAAAGCCTCAATATCCAGAACAGAAGCATCTCTTCTGATATCTCCTACATTATAAGAATTATAAAGGTCTGCAGTTGGAACATTATAGCTGTTGCCATCTCCGTAAAGTGGGCCTTCATACTGTCTGATGCCGTGGAATCCTGGAGCTGCAAAGCCTTCAAGACATACAAAACATCCGTAGCTACCACCTTCAATGCCTACATATTGAATACTGAAAACTGTTTCGATGTTATCCTCATTTTCAAGGAAGAACATGGTAGAGTAATCATCAAAAAGATCATAAGGCCCCTCGTCGATCACACGTTGCAAAACTGTAGCAGCTTGTTCAAATTTATCCTGGTAAAGGTAAG encodes the following:
- a CDS encoding RagB/SusD family nutrient uptake outer membrane protein, with protein sequence MKTFNKLTLIFLTILTISVGCEDYIDVEPTGVQDTENFFRSPQDYEQALTAAYDLLQTSYLSIWIGEIASDNSLAGGESPTDTEGLHQIDNMNHGGVNAELRDIMRYNYAGITRVNYIFENQDNIEFEGKDQILAQAHFLRAYYYFELTKFFGGMPLIIDRRLGINEISTIQRSSIEDMYSQIESDLQAAAEVLPWTNPVKGRITKGAALALLGRAYLYQDKFEQAATVLQRVIDEGPYDLFDDYSTMFFLENEDNIETVFSIQYVGIEGGSYGCFVCLEGFAAPGFHGIRQYEGPLYGDGNSYNVPTADLYNSYNVGDIRRDASVLDIEAFAADNDGVSYAEGYQHTGYFNNKYIKRADERGAPDDDLTSPLNHQVIRYADVLLMAAEALARQASPDEATALDYLNEVRARVDLDPVSSSGQDLINDIWQERRWEFAGEGLRFFDLVRTGQAEAEIDGFTPGKHELFPIPQVEIDLAGAGWEQNPNY